One Nocardia sp. BMG111209 DNA segment encodes these proteins:
- a CDS encoding methionine ABC transporter permease, producing the protein MQTNWTQLRPVLWDAIGTSIYLVLLTFAVGGVFGLALGTALYTTRRGGLLANAPIHLLLNVIVNVVRPIPFIILLAALGPVTLQVVGTTIGTDAAAFVMIVAASFGIARIVEQNLVTVDPGVIEAARSMGAGPLRIIATLLIPEALGPLVLGYTFVVIAIVDMSAMAGTVGGGGLGDFALVYGYQRFDWQVTLVATLIIVAGVQGVQFAGNYLARKVLRR; encoded by the coding sequence GTGCAGACGAATTGGACCCAACTGCGGCCGGTGCTCTGGGACGCGATCGGCACCAGCATCTACCTCGTACTGCTGACCTTCGCGGTCGGCGGGGTGTTCGGCCTCGCGCTGGGCACCGCCCTCTACACCACCCGTCGTGGTGGTCTGCTGGCCAACGCGCCGATCCACCTGCTGCTCAACGTGATCGTGAACGTGGTACGGCCGATCCCGTTCATCATCCTGCTGGCCGCGCTGGGGCCGGTGACGCTGCAGGTGGTCGGCACCACCATCGGCACCGACGCGGCCGCGTTCGTGATGATCGTCGCGGCCTCGTTCGGAATCGCCCGGATCGTCGAGCAGAACCTGGTGACGGTGGACCCGGGCGTGATCGAGGCGGCCCGGTCGATGGGGGCCGGGCCGCTTCGCATCATCGCCACCCTGCTGATCCCGGAAGCCTTGGGCCCCTTGGTACTCGGCTACACCTTCGTGGTGATCGCGATCGTCGACATGTCGGCGATGGCGGGCACCGTCGGCGGCGGCGGGCTCGGCGATTTCGCACTCGTGTACGGCTATCAGCGCTTCGACTGGCAGGTCACGCTGGTCGCCACCTTGATCATCGTCGCGGGCGTACAGGGAGTGCAGTTCGCGGGCAACTATCTCGCCCGGAAAGTGCTGCGGCGCTGA
- a CDS encoding glycosyltransferase family 2 protein: MRPEIELVPASESTDLPAVSVICPTYQRPKYLRRQVENFLAQTYGGALEMIVFDDSPEPSGHLFDPEYEERGVRYHHMPAERLTIGSKLQAMAKLARGQLIAVFDDDDYYAPQYIERMVRFLGDADFCTLSRWFAYSPEQRTFAYWASDILSPTHYVFSPWEPVAAMPISTDGWNPDWVIDKLWGYGFSYIWRKNTLPQVEIADITFADVCWDWDFYRKVKKAGLKAVCAPDNEGLIIHILHPEATTKMFPQYILPEFMLADYFPLYTPVEN; the protein is encoded by the coding sequence GTGCGACCAGAGATCGAACTTGTCCCAGCGTCCGAAAGCACCGACCTGCCGGCGGTCAGCGTCATCTGCCCGACGTATCAGCGGCCGAAATACCTGCGCAGACAGGTCGAGAACTTTCTCGCACAAACCTATGGCGGCGCACTCGAGATGATCGTATTCGACGACAGCCCCGAGCCCAGTGGACACCTATTCGATCCAGAATACGAGGAACGCGGTGTCAGATATCACCACATGCCGGCCGAACGCCTCACGATAGGCAGCAAATTGCAGGCCATGGCGAAACTGGCCCGAGGGCAGCTCATCGCGGTGTTCGACGACGACGACTATTACGCGCCGCAGTACATCGAGCGTATGGTCCGATTCCTCGGGGATGCCGACTTCTGCACGCTGAGCCGATGGTTCGCGTACAGCCCCGAGCAGCGGACTTTCGCCTACTGGGCGTCGGACATCCTGTCGCCGACGCACTATGTCTTCTCACCGTGGGAGCCGGTCGCGGCGATGCCGATATCGACCGACGGCTGGAATCCGGATTGGGTCATCGACAAACTGTGGGGTTACGGATTCTCCTACATCTGGCGGAAGAACACACTCCCGCAGGTGGAGATCGCCGATATCACCTTCGCCGACGTGTGCTGGGACTGGGATTTCTACCGGAAAGTGAAGAAGGCAGGCTTGAAAGCCGTCTGCGCCCCCGACAACGAGGGGTTGATAATCCATATCCTTCATCCGGAGGCCACGACGAAGATGTTTCCGC